A stretch of Haloprofundus halophilus DNA encodes these proteins:
- the thrC gene encoding threonine synthase — MSLKLSRQSQTAPEVADDGIWLECIECGEAFAPFETVRYTCDDCDGLLEVRYDDLPTWDEFDDDQRGVWRYNAALPFEEGVSLPEGDTPLHEVPRLEESVGVHRLRIKHEGMNPTGSFKDRGMTVGVRVAEELGVDRLACASTGNTSAALAAYGARAGLETLVLLPSGKVAAGKIAQASLHGARILEVDGNFDSCLDIVQELAARGEAYLLNSLNPFRLEGQKTIGLEILERFYADEGRYPDRIVLPVGNAGNTAALYKAFRELVASGALHPRDVPKLTGVQAEGAAPMVEAVENDADEVRRWDEVETKATAIRIGNPVNAPKALPGIRETGGTAVSVSDEAITSAQRALAREGIGVEPASAASVAGLQKLRNRGVVDADEDVVCLTTGHLLKDPDAAFEAGDDPEPVPNDTDAVLRHLEGRNGGVLSKLKGRFGR; from the coding sequence ATGAGTCTGAAGCTCTCACGACAGTCGCAGACGGCCCCCGAGGTGGCCGACGACGGAATCTGGCTGGAGTGCATCGAGTGCGGCGAGGCGTTCGCGCCGTTCGAGACGGTTCGTTACACGTGCGACGACTGCGACGGCCTGCTGGAGGTCCGCTACGACGACCTGCCGACGTGGGACGAGTTCGACGACGACCAGCGCGGCGTCTGGCGCTACAACGCTGCGCTCCCGTTCGAGGAGGGGGTGAGTCTCCCCGAAGGCGACACGCCGCTTCACGAGGTGCCCCGACTGGAGGAGTCGGTCGGCGTCCACCGCCTCCGCATCAAACACGAGGGGATGAACCCGACCGGGAGTTTCAAAGACCGAGGGATGACCGTCGGCGTCCGCGTCGCCGAGGAACTGGGCGTCGACCGCCTCGCCTGCGCCTCCACCGGAAACACGAGCGCCGCGCTCGCCGCGTACGGCGCTCGCGCCGGTCTGGAGACGCTCGTACTGCTCCCCTCGGGGAAGGTCGCCGCCGGCAAAATCGCACAGGCGAGCCTCCACGGCGCGCGAATCCTCGAAGTCGACGGCAACTTCGACAGCTGCCTCGACATCGTCCAGGAGCTCGCCGCCCGCGGGGAAGCCTACCTCTTGAACTCGCTGAACCCCTTCCGACTGGAGGGACAGAAGACTATCGGCCTCGAAATTCTGGAACGATTCTACGCCGACGAGGGGCGATACCCCGACAGAATCGTCCTCCCGGTCGGCAACGCGGGCAACACCGCCGCGCTGTACAAGGCGTTCCGCGAACTCGTCGCCAGCGGCGCGCTGCACCCGCGCGACGTGCCGAAGCTCACCGGCGTCCAGGCCGAGGGCGCGGCACCGATGGTCGAAGCCGTCGAGAACGACGCCGACGAGGTCCGGCGGTGGGACGAGGTGGAGACCAAAGCCACCGCGATTCGCATCGGCAACCCGGTCAACGCGCCGAAGGCGCTGCCGGGCATCCGCGAGACGGGCGGTACCGCGGTGTCGGTCTCCGACGAGGCCATCACGTCGGCACAGCGCGCGCTCGCACGGGAGGGTATCGGCGTCGAACCCGCCTCGGCGGCCTCCGTCGCCGGCCTCCAGAAGCTTCGGAATCGAGGTGTCGTCGACGCCGACGAGGACGTCGTCTGCCTCACGACGGGCCACCTCCTGAAAGACCCCGACGCCGCGTTCGAGGCGGGCGACGACCCCGAACCCGTTCCCAACGACACCGACGCGGTGCTCCGTCACCTCGAAGGTCGAAACGGCGGAGTTCTCTCCAAACTGAAGGGTCGGTTCGGTCGCTGA
- a CDS encoding helix-turn-helix domain-containing protein: MTDTPEMEDLVRTDDPGFGQVLACVFGVQEHESRTYLVLLEYPGSTVAELAEELDRDRSNVNRSLMTLLEKGLAERQRRLLDPGGYVYQYTATPLPEAKTMLHDALDEWAELVHERIDEFGGE, encoded by the coding sequence ATGACCGACACACCCGAGATGGAAGACCTCGTCCGGACCGACGACCCCGGTTTCGGGCAGGTTCTCGCGTGCGTCTTCGGGGTTCAAGAACACGAGAGCCGAACGTATCTCGTCTTGTTGGAGTATCCGGGAAGCACCGTCGCCGAACTCGCCGAGGAGCTCGACCGAGACAGGAGCAACGTCAACCGCTCCCTGATGACGCTTCTGGAGAAGGGCCTCGCCGAGCGACAGCGCCGACTGCTCGACCCCGGCGGCTACGTCTACCAGTACACCGCGACGCCGCTGCCGGAGGCGAAGACGATGCTGCACGACGCGCTCGACGAGTGGGCCGAACTCGTCCACGAGCGCATCGACGAGTTCGGCGGCGAGTAG